CCATCGCCGGTCGCTTCACCCCCGGTTCTTTCACCAACTACATCACCCGCTCTTTCAAGGAGCCCcgcctcatcatcgtcaccgacccCCGCACTGATGCCcaggccatcaaggaggcTTCCTACGTCAACATCCCCGTCATTGCCCTCTGCGATGCCGACTCGCCCACCGAGTACGTCGATGTTGCCATccccaccaacaacaagggtCGCCACGCCATCGGCTGCGTCTGGTGGATGCTTGCCCGTGAggtcctccgcctccgcggTACCATCTACAACCGCGAGACCCCCTGGGACGTCATGGTCGATCTTTACTTCTGTATGTATCCCCCGGAGCCCCCGTGACCGTCTGAGGGACCATGTCTCTAACCATTAACCTACAGACCGCGACCCCGAGGctgaggccgaggagaaggttgaggaggagaagctccctggcgttgaggaggagggtgttgCCGCCATTGAGTCCGGCTTCCCCGCCACTGGTGACTGGGAGGCTGCCCCCGCTGGCTTCCCCGCCACCGGTGAGTGGTCCGATGCCGCTCCCGGTGCCGCTGCCCCCAACTGGGACGCTACTGCCCCTGCCACCACTGCTGACTGGGCCGCcaccgaggccaaggagtCCAGCTGGTAAACAGTTGTAATCGAAAAAACACATTCGGTTTCTGGGTCAAAAATGGCGTAATGGAGGCGTGATGGAGACTGGACTTGTGGCTTGAACCTCGCCCACCGATTTCCAACACGAATTGATCATGAATACCCCCAACAATGGAATCTGGCTCTGGCTTCTTGCAAACCGCTTATCCCCTGGCAATGGGTCAAACTTGACCGCACTAATGAGGGAAAGATACTCGATCTGGCGCCATCTACTCTTGTATATGCTGTCTGGAAAGAGGGAATGCCCTGTGGGGTCAAAAGGGGTGGACTTAATCGTTATCCCGCCCTTGCCATGTGGTGCGATTTGTGAAGTTTGGGGATCTTGAAACAGATGAGATTTGCTCCGAATGGATACGTCCTGACCCTACTGTGTGCTTCCCTCTTGTGATATGATGACTTGGCCATATTCCAGATCGTTTGACTGACCCAGATTATGTAATCATGACCCTACAAGATTGgcgaaagtaaacaaagcaTTCAGGGGCTGTGATCTTCGAACCGGCAATGGCTAACGCCTCTGTCTCTGGCATTTGTGAAGTGTATAGCCTGACATTTGAATAGTGTGTTTACCCTTTTACTTTGCTTTGTTCTAATAATCAACTGCAGATGTTGCTAACCCTGAACAGCTTTCCACGTACAGATGTTTGGCCCTGCGAATCTGCCCCGGGGAGTGACAATACTGACGGCTATGGCCGAAATATCCAGGCGAAGAATCCAAGAGAGCTGGCAGGATGAATGAATCAAGGTGATACTCAATCATCCACTTGAGCAACATCTCGAATCCACCTACTTTCCACCTTATGTTCCATTACTGACAGCGAGATTTACGGACTATGGAAGCCTTTCTGAATATGTCAACCAAATGAATCACTGAGTTTTTGAGTATTTCCATCGCCTTGTCGGGTGCCGACCTTCCTGATGGTACTAACTGCCGCGGCTTGAAGCACGTGCCGACTGGAACGAAGTTGTTGGGAAGAAAATGCTTTGAGCCCTGAAACAGGTTGTCCTGGTGAGCGAAGGAGGTATGTGTCTTCTTGACTTCTTCTCTTTATGATCAACAGTATTCGAGCACCATGGAAAATCGCGACTCCTTGGTCGATAGCCTTGGTTTGAACTGGCCCTTACTGGACACTCGCCATAGTTCACAACATCCAACATTTACACAACTGCATGGATACAAAGGCATAGCGCGATACTTCCATTCTACACTATCTAGGGATTGTGGAGTGACAAACACACCCATCTTTTGTAAGCAAAACAAGGTTGTCACCACTCTGCCATTCACCGCGCTAAGCCTTTATTCCATGCAGAGATGTATGTTCCTGCACCGGGTTGGTTTAAACGTATGCACTGGGGAAGTCGCCCCCCACTGTAGTCTCACGTCTGGAAAGAGCACCCCACACTGATTTTCCTCTTGGTGCTTCTAGACTTGGTATTTAGACCTGGGCTGGCACCCCATTGCTCTTCTCTCCCGCATGCCACCAATCAACCATTTCCCACACCCATTCATCACGTAGTCTCACCCCTCAGTATCGAAGTGGCATCATTCACGCAAGGGCAGTCAGTCATTCCGGGGCAACATGAgtccctttcttccttacGACGTTCTTTACCGCGTGAGTGACTCCCCGATCTTCCTGCCTGTCATTGCTCTTGAGAAGGAGCACATGACCATTCCAGATGATGAGTACAACTTTTGGGGTTCGGTGGATGTTCTACTTCGTACTTGTTCATGAGAATTCTTCCATCGTCATTCATCTCTTGTCGTCGTTCCCATCCTGTCGGACCTTGGGTAGTACGTTATCTCGTGCGCTACCAGTCCATCGCGGAAATGACCTTGCCTATCCTGGCAGGCAGGTGAATTCTATGCTTTTCCTTAGATCCATTCCAGATGTAAGAAAGGACCAGACTTAcagtcatcttcttccaaaCCAGGTTCTTCTCTTCTGTTTCAGCAACCCATACTCATCAACTTATCAAACGATCATCCTACGTGTCTTTTCGGCTCATAACACCAACCATCCTCCCAAATGATTCGGGCACCTTGGCCATTTTTCCTTCACTACTAACATCACGTCCTTCCTCCAGATTATCCACTACTTCTGCGTCCTCCACCTTCCCACGGCCTGCGAAATCCTCGACCATGACTTCCACTCCCACCCCTCCGTTCAACAACTTCTGCAATTTTGCTTCATCTCCAAAGCCTTCTACCACGCTGCTATGCCGCACATCTTCAAGCATGTCCCGCTAAACTTGCATGAATTTGATCATTGGCCGCAATGCTTGCAGTTTTGGTCTAGTAATGAGACGGAAGATTTGAGGGTGAAggtgaggaggttgaagatTGCTGTCAAGAGCCATGGAATTTCGAAGTATTGCTTTGTCGAGAAAAACACCCCACATGATCAAGCGCTGGCTCTTTCTGCAGCCAAGGAGCGGCAACTACGAACTTTGATGGTTGGTTTGATTAATCAGCTCGAACTGCCCATGGCTGGATTACCCAGCCTGCGGGAGTTGATTTTCAGCGTTGACACATTCACCAACGTTTACAGTGACGATTTCGTTGTCAACAGAACCATCCCTGACCTCGTTCTCAGGACTGTCAGGGATCTTGGGTGTGCCTTAAGCAACGGGAGGTTTGACCACTTGACCAGCCTGAGGGTAAAGGCGCCTGCAGACCAGCTCGTGGAGATTCTATTGGGCGCAACGAGATCGAAGCAGCTGTGCGTGAACTTGAAGTCGCTTCATTATGACAGGTTTATGGCGATCGGCTCCGTGGAAGATCAGGATGCAGTAATGGCCGCCGAAGAGGCGGTTCTGGCCTTGGTGGAGCTGTGTCCTAACTTGAAAGAACTTTGTCTTTTCACGTTCCACGAAAAGCCCCAGCTTCATCCGGAAAACACGGGCTTAGACAAGCTGATTGTGGGCAGGATTGTTGTCAAACGGTGGAAGCCGTTGGCATTTTTGGAAGATTTGGTGGCGCCCCATACATCAGTGGAACTTGACGACGTCACGTTCGCGCGCAGGCGTCATATCAGTTGGTGACAATGAGCTCTTTAGCATATAGAGGCTTGATGCTAACCGGTCCATGTGTTTCAGGAGACCCCCCGCTTTCGCTTGCACCATCATGGCCCCAGTACAAGCTCCTACGCCCCGATTACGAGCTTGTACAAAAGGAGCTAAAGTGCCGCAGCTTACAGGTCATAAAGGGAGGTACGCTCGTCTTCCCAGGGCCAACGGCGCTATGATGATGGAGACCAAAAGTCCAGGACTTTTGCCGATAAAGAAAAGCCGTGTAGCTGGTCAATGATTCACTATGGAAGAGCCACATGTTGTTGTCTATGGTTGCTACTGGGAGATAAGCTGATGATTATGGGCCATGACTTACATGTTCCTAGGTTGCCAATAAAATGGATCATGGTGGCGCTTCTGTGTGAATGTAAAGGTACCTTGCAACTATTTTTGACATGGTGTTTGGCTTTTGTTGTCTCCGACTTGATCTTTCTCATGCTCGTGTTCTCTTTTTGCTACTGCACGTTGAGTTGCTTGTGTCATTAGTCTTTTTTACGTGTGTGTGTAAGTGGTTTTCCTTCCTGTTTTTTGAGCGATTATTGGCCGATATCTACCTGACGTTTTTATTGTGGGAGctagttatatatatctgAGGGCGAGTGTCAGCCCTCTTGGCCTGGGGCTTTCGGAAAAAAGTCATCATTTGATTACTGGACTTCTCTCCACCATGGACCGACTCCTCTGTGATATCGTGTATCAAGTAAGTCGAAGCCTTCAGTCATCGACTCTTTCTCGAGCTAACACGAGCATGCCAGTCTAAAACAGATCACTAAAATGCTCTGTAGATTATATTTTTCAGATTCCTTTAATGTGGAGTTAATCGAATTGCTAACAAAACAACGACTTTGCGCCGGCGTATGCCATCTTGCTGACGACCTCGTCATCAGCAATGCAAGGGAAACAATAACAGAAATGCGCCAGTGTGGACGGACTAAAGACGGTTGTCCGTGTTTGTTCAAATGAAGATTCACGAAGTGAAGGAGGAATCTAAGACGCaggtgaagaggaaggttgGGATCGAAAGTGGCGACGGGTGACATAGCGTGAAGGTCTTTCAGGGTCAAGTCATAGTCTATTCCTAGAGGTTTTTGAAGGCTGACGATAGGGTCACAGTACTTGAAGAGTAAAATGCCTCGAGCCTCGCAACATTTGGACAGTAGGTCACACTTACAGACAAGGTAGAAGTAGATGGAAGACTGGCATTATATGAAGGCTGGATCTAGGTAAAGAGaaaagcaatgaagcaaccTTCAGTTGTAATCAACAGAATGtcttgaaaagaaaagaaaagagaaaagcaaAAGCATAGCCCGCGAATTGAACCCATTACCTCCCCCCTTCCACCTCCGAAGAAGGTACAAAAGGATACCCCCCcctcagaaaaaaaaagaaaatgacCAACAACCGCTCAAACGAGTGGCATTTCAACGAACCATCGAAACACCTTCAACCgttcttattcttttttttgtttctttttgtaTGCTTATGATTATGCTTGATTACCTTCTTCTGTCGCTGCAGATACTTACAGATCCCAACTTGCATTGAAGTAGCAAGTGGTCGCGGTCTACGATGTGAAACGCTCTTTGGGTTACTTGAATGTACATCATCGTTCCCGAACCGACAGGTAGGTATCTTTTCCGGGTGGGCCCGGGTCGATATCTTAAGGTGCTAGGACGGTAAGCCGTTACGCCACTTGACCAAAGCGGTTGTTGGTAAAGGAAGGTGCTGGGGAGGTCGTCTATGTACCTCCCGTCGATTTTAGGCGGCCTGTTCTGGGATGAGATGGAAGGtaagatggaaggaaggaaggaaggaaggaaggaaggaaggaagaaaggacgAGGACAACGTCTGGTTGAAAATGGAAGGTGCTCCCGTCTGCTGGAAATTTGGATTTTGCAATGCACCAAGGTGCAAGAGACAGACATCTTGCTGGCTACGGCGACCCTCGGCTTCTGCCTTgacccatcttcttccttgtcAACCAAGCAACCCAAGTTATTCGACCATTCCATTGGGGAAGCCATGCAAATTAATCAACGGAGcaaacaaagaaaaacccCTCTAAGGCCCTTGTTTTCAACACGCCCAGTTCCCTCAGCTTTGACCTCTTCCACACGCAACTAATAAAAGCTTTTTTACcattttctcttcccttcgCTACTCGATCCATCACCATGGTTGCGTCTGATGCTGGCACCTAGATACTCTCCTCGAGTTCTTTCCATCACTCGAGCACAATGGTGCCTCCTGGTCAGACATGCCCATATAACTACAGCGTAAGTATGCCCATACTCTAATCCTCGCGGCTAATCACACCTCGCCCAAGACAGTGTCTCGCTCGGTCAACGCTCATCAGCACTCTTCACGATGCTAGCCcggagagaaaagaagatcgTCGCTTTGCAAGAAagcagaaagaagaaaaagaaaaacccaTATCCTATGGTTGGaccgaaaagaagaaaacgtGCCAACCAAAAGAAAGGCAAAATAGTCGTTGCAGCCTCTGAAGTACTGCCAGAACCAGAGCCAGAACCGGAGCCAGAGccggagccagagccagagccagagccagagccagagcccGGATCACCTTCAGATTCAGATGTGGAGTCATGGCTAGAGCTAGAGTCAtcagagccagagccagagcctCAACCAAATACAGGTCTCACACTTGATCAACTTCCTTACGAGATTGTATACATGGTCAGTCAGAAACTCTGTCCTTTCCGTCACCATCTTCGCCAATTGAAATCAGAAACTCATCTCCAGCCCAAACTAGATCATCTCTGAACTGTGGGCCAGCCTCCCACCATATGTGTATGAGCACGCGTCCAGTCTGGAACATCATTCTCGGTCCCTCTGCACGATCTGGCTCAGCACGAAGCGTGCCTGTAATAGATGTATTTTCCGCCACCTCCTCAAACTCCCTCTCATCAGCCGTACCTTCTACCATCCGGCCCAAGCgcatatatttatatacacACCCCTCGCTCTACACCGTGATCCCCGGCTCTGGTCCCGCTGCCTCAGTTTCTGGGATAAGGAATCCTACCGCCCCGTCATGGACCGTATTCAAAGACTTCGTATTGTCGTGGATATGAAGGAACTCAGCAAGTATTGTAGACATGACGCAAAACCCAGCAAAGTGTCCCCTTTGGACGTGCAAAAGGTTAAATGGGAGGAGAGGGCTCAGAAGCTACTTGAGGAAATGGAGCGGTTGGGACAAAATCTCATCAGACCTATGGCGGGTCTGCCAGCCTTGAAGGGGTTGGATATCTGGATAGAGACACACCCAGATTTGCCTGCCACGCCCAAACTTCTGGAGGTTTTGGGTCAGTTCATGTTGGACTTACAAACCGCATTAGTTTGTGGCCACTTTGTCGGTCTAAGCAGCCTGAGATTGACTGCTGGTACCAACGATTTGGTCCCAATTTTGCGTGGTGTATTAGCGTCGGAGACTTGCTTGATGCTTCGATCTTTTTCTTGCAACCAGCTGCCTGAGAAGCTTGTCAGATTCCCCAGACGGCTTCCGGGGACTCCGGAGCGAGTGGCAGTTCTCATCAACGGACTATTACAAGCCCGTGAACCTGGCTCAAAAGATCTAATTGCCGATGTCGTTTCAAGCTGCCCTCAGGTTAGGGATCTTTCGATCCCCAGCCTGGCCCTACTCAACAAGAACCTAAAACTACATCCTGAGAACAAGGGATTGGACAAGCTATTTGTTGTAGGGGACATGGCTACTATTCATGAGGCTGAAAACATCGCCTCCATAAAGCGGTTAACCCCTCAGAGAAAAACTGCGCTGGTATTAGATTGGTATTCCCGCCTGAGAAAGAGGCCTGCTCTTGGTGAGTCTTGAGTAAAAACCTCTTCCAAAAAGCCGCGTTGTTTTTTTAGGTGACACAGAGTCTAAGAAAACATTGATTGGAGAGCTAATACAGAAAAACAATACTTTTCTATAGTGGAGATCATAGCAAGGTTACTCGGACGCGAAGTGAAGAAGGTCGATCAACGCGGCATTGTACTTGGAACACCGCAGTGATATACCCAATTCATGATCACTTTCGCGTCAAGGGAAGTCAGACTACTCAGCACCCACGTCAAGGAATTAAAACCCTTCACAAGTCTAACCAAAGAATTATTACCTACACTGGCTTGACGCCATTATCATATGTCAATTTAGTACAGAGGACGCTGTTCGTAACCGGGGTGTCTGTCCACCAAATATGAAGCTTTTTACCTGTGGACTTCTGATGATGTGGCTCATTTGGAACAAGACAATGAAATTATTGCCTGCTAGCGGTAAATCATACTTCTTACCTAATAGCGCTTATCCACAAATACATCCCCTTCACCTTCCACAACGCCAACAACTGATCTAGCCTCGCTGAATTTTGGAGTCGATCAGAGAATCGCCCCGTAATGGGCTATCTATATACGACGACTTTATATTGTCTTTGATCCAGAGGAACTCGACCGCTGGAATTTCGACTCGCGCTACGCCGATGAGCCTGATATAAAGAACCATCTGAACGGAATCAGACATCTTCAAAAGAGATTAGCGTGCTCCCTGACGGACCTTTCAGAGTTGCGAAGAGCTTGATATTACCATCGATAGTCTCCATGGGACCTTGTTAGTCACGTCCATCTGCGAAATGAATGAAACCTTGATGGAATCGCCTGACGAGCTCGCATAACGGGCTTACCCGCCAGTTCGATGATCTAACCACTCTTGCACTTATTGTCTTTGCCTATGATGATCTGGCCTTACTTCTGCGGAACGCATCGTCGGAACGAAACTCTGTACGAAGCTCCAAACGTTCTACTGCACGCTAGAGTACCAGGCTGTCGCAGCGCTTACAGAGGAGGATTCTTCGAGCCTCATGGAGACGCATTGCAGCAACCGATGAATTCAATCAATGCCTTCTGAAAGATTCGTATCTTGAGAAACTGTATCTTGAGTTTATCCCTGTGCGTACGTCAAAGGGGGGACGCTCAAATAGAGTTTTGGAATAATAGGGAGGCTTGTAAGTTGAGAATTATTTAGATTCACTGGACCAAGTGCGCAGTTGGTTTAGCTGTCAACTCCCAAAGAGTGAAAGCTAAGAGATAACCTTGCCCGTCAGACTGTGATCAGAAATGGTATCCCAAACCGGCGATAGGATTAGGCCGCAGACTGAATTTGGTGTCACAGGTGTACTTACCGTTTCCCCTACGAAGTCTCAGTCTGGTAGATGTGGTGCTGAGGTGGGAAAATCTCTCGGGTTTGCCAAGTGGTCGAATGGTCCGAATCGAGTGGTCTCGAGGCTAGAACAATGCAAGTGTACCCAAACGTTGGTCTAATGAATATGAGCGATTTGATGCTAGGACCTTGCATGGTACTAACGAAAAAAAGACCAATGGCACCGTGAAGGGGCAGTATGACTGCAAGGGGAATATTAGCATGTCGTACTACTCTCCACGATGACTCGAGCAACACCCTGTGTGCTTCCCCAGTGACAGTTGACAGATGTGCCTAGGGTTGAGGAATAATGACAGGGTCTCGGTGACAGATTGGGATGGACATCCATCACGAGTCTAGAAAGTCTAGAAGAAAACGGGTAAGATTCCATGCATATCTAGGGCTGGTGATTGACTTGATGCCATTGGATGGTTTTTTGTTGGCCGATCCTCTCTGTACAGCCTGATGGCGATGAGAAGATCGAGGCACACAGAGAGGCTGTTTCTTTGCCTGTTATCCCTTTCTGCTAAGTACGTATCAAGGATTACAATGGCCAAGAGATCAGACTGCCGTCCATGACTGGTGAAGTTGGTGCCGACGGCCGGCTACCGGATTGGGTGTGCAAGCAGGTGGTATTGTTGGCGTAAGAGCTAGCGGGTTTGTGGCTATGCTTGGTCAGATGGGGGATGTTGGTGATCTGTCAGGACTGCTTAACTGGCGGGGGCCTAGTCTCGGTTTAAATTCAAAGGTTTCCTTCTTGGGTTGGCTGTACCATTCTATCCAGGAGTCTTGAGAT
The Neurospora crassa OR74A linkage group II, whole genome shotgun sequence DNA segment above includes these coding regions:
- the rap-1 gene encoding 40S ribosomal protein S0; protein product: MAPANLPSIFNATSTDIEQLLAAQCHIGSKNLGVHMQPYLWKTRADGVNILNVGKTWEKIVLAARIIAAIDNPADICVISARPYGQRAVLKFAAHTGAQAIAGRFTPGSFTNYITRSFKEPRLIIVTDPRTDAQAIKEASYVNIPVIALCDADSPTEYVDVAIPTNNKGRHAIGCVWWMLAREVLRLRGTIYNRETPWDVMVDLYFYRDPEAEAEEKVEEEKLPGVEEEGVAAIESGFPATGDWEAAPAGFPATGEWSDAAPGAAAPNWDATAPATTADWAATEAKESSW